From the genome of Clavelina lepadiformis chromosome 2, kaClaLepa1.1, whole genome shotgun sequence:
ttacaaacctgtcaaaatccgatcagtttacgacgtatagttttcgagtaattaacgattgaaaatgtgtgtgcggtgtcggccacacctagtgaaAATGGCAAAGTCGCGAGCCCGGtatggatagggttaaaagcaCGTCAAATGTAGCCGACTGTCTATGGCTAATAGGTTAATTTCTTTAGCTTATTTTAAGCAATTTGCTCCCAATATTTTACATCGCTCAATTTTAAGTAACAATAGTAAGTTTCGTTAAACTACGTCACATGGACGAAACCTAGATTTGATGAACTAGGATTGGATTTAGATGGCGGTGACGACCCCAACAACGAAGTTACAACCTTCACATGAGATTGTTTCCATCAAAATAATTACGGTTACCAATCTTAAGCCTCAATCATGTTAAATCTACAAATAACCATGTATATCCAATTCCGAGTAAAATAAGGTAGTTACGTCATTTTTAATGCAACACAACTTTCCGATTATTTCCTTACAATACACGCAATTCATGTTAAACTTATTTGAAAGGAAAACTTGAGTTGGCATATACACTACAGTCTTCACAAATTGCAGTAAAATGTCTTacaaaattgcacatttcgaATAAAATCTTTTGGATAAATTTGAGCAAGTTGTCTACATCAACGTGTAAAGGTAATTATTTCATAGATATGATTGATGTCTATTTAAGTTGGACAGATGACCAAAAGTTATTCAGTAATTCCACAAATCCATTCttataaattttgtaagaACCAAAAATTAGAGCAAAAGACATTAAAGCAACAGTGACTTTCATTTCTCGTTGCATGCGAATTAAAGCCGGATGTTTTGCCATTAATTTGTCAACAATATTTCCAGCAACATTTTCATGAGGGAAAGGCTGGTCTGGAATTTCCTTTCCTAGAAACTCACACAAAGGCGCCCATCCTTGACGGACATCGTAGATTAGAAGTTTATCAGGAGGACAATTCTGAAATGTTTACTTTGTGtacaatgacaaaaacaactttaacaCATTCGAATCCACAGTCGCTAAGCATTTGATTGCAAACAGAGTAACACAAAAATCACTATAAACCATTTTACCTGTTGGCAATATTTGGTATGTTGTCTAAAGCTTCTCTTCAGTACCATGACATTATCAATGTCGCTAAAGTGAAAAGGATGCCGCATACGTAAGCCCCAGCGACACATCGCTTAAATAGCAAACGATTAAGTTGTGTTAAAAtctaatttttctttcatctgGAATAAAATTCTCTACTTGCCTTTGAAACTTATAACGCACGTATAAGTGTAGAATTAAACCCACCGGTATCACGAAAAtagttgaaatatttccaTCCTGTTGGTGAAAGTATTTGCATGATTTTGTAcatcaagttttcttttaaaacctCGTTGTGTTTGCAGTAACTCTTATACCAACCGTCCTCTTCTCTTGTGGTTAAAATAACCTGTAATTTTTAGACATTTGAATTTGAGATTTATATGCGTTATTGGCAAGTAAAAGTATCCATTTTACTAAATAAGGTGGCCGGCCGTGGTTCGGTTTCTAGCTGAGGTATAACTAAGctacaataaaacttacttTAGCGTCTGGAAATGCTTGTAAAATTTCTTCCCAAAATAAGTTGGGTGGTGAATC
Proteins encoded in this window:
- the LOC143447341 gene encoding uncharacterized protein LOC143447341, whose product is MKVIVAGYPKTGTKSMNAALSELGYNVYDFLDHFWYHGDKWAKILSSSGGSIEDFKEMYQTVDVVADSPPNLFWEEILQAFPDAKVILTTREEDGWYKSYCKHNEVLKENLMYKIMQILSPTGWKYFNYFRDTAMCRWGLRMRHPFHFSDIDNVMVLKRSFRQHTKYCQQNCPPDKLLIYDVRQGWAPLCEFLGKEIPDQPFPHENVAGNIVDKLMAKHPALIRMQREMKVTVALMSFALIFGSYKIYKNGFVELLNNFWSSVQLK